A window from Bufo bufo chromosome 1, aBufBuf1.1, whole genome shotgun sequence encodes these proteins:
- the LOC120992154 gene encoding free fatty acid receptor 2-like has protein sequence MAPAAEDKYMHLAIYIITIVTGFPANLLALHALIRKLRIKATPNAILLLNLTISDLSFLAFLPFKVTEVVQGQWSMPSFLCPLSGLFYFSTIYSSTLFLTAVSVERYLGVAFPLKYKLYRKPSYAVVISVFLWICSFAHCSIVYITEYHQASNVSSNKLVCYDNFTEKQLEVLLPFRLELGLLFFCLPFIITCFCYGSFIRILISSPHIHKDKKQRAIGLVLTTLCVFAICFAPYNISHLVGFVQKKNLRWREKALLLSTFNASLDPVIFYFSSTAVQHSCKCCLVKLKICHPSPALHRIMDKQSIKLGHPQLSDSQIYSSKY, from the coding sequence ATGGCGCCAGCAGCGGAAGACAAATACATGCACTTGGCCATATACATTATAACGATTGTAACGGGCTTTCCTGCCAACCTCCTTGCCCTTCACGCACTGATCCGGAAGCTACGCATCAAAGCCACCCCCAATGCCATTCTGCTCCTCAACCTGACCATATCCGACTTATCCTTCTTGGCTTTTCTCCCTTTCAAAGTTACAGAGGTTGTGCAAGGCCAGTGGTCAATgccctccttcctttgcccactcAGTGGCCTCTTCTACTTCAGCACCATCTACTCTAgcacgttgttcctcaccgcggtCAGTGTGGAGCGGTACCTTGGTGTCGCCTTCCCCCTCAAGTACAAGCTCTACCGCAAGCCAAGCTATGCGGTGGTCATTAGTGTCTTCCTATGGATCTGCTCGTTTGCCCATTGTAGCATTGTCTACATCACGGAATACCACCAAGCTTCCAACGTGAGCAGTAATAAGCTTGTTTGCTATGATAACTTCACCGAGAAGCAGCTGGAGGTTCTGCTGCCATTCCGTCTAGAGCTGGGACTTCTCTTCTTCTGCCTTCCTTTTATTATAACCTGTTTCTGCTATGGAAGCTTCATCAGGATCCTCATATCTTCTCCACACATCCATAAGGACAAGAAGCAGAGAGCCATTGGTCTGGTCCTTACCACTCTCTGTGTTTTTGCCATATGTTTTGCCCCCTACAACATCTCACACTTGGTTGGATTTGTACAGAAGAAGAACTTAAGATGGAGGGAAAAGGCTTTGCTCTTAAGTACGTTCAATGCAAGTCTGGACCCTGTCATCTTCTacttctcctccaccgccgtcCAACACTCGTGCAAGTGCTGCTTGGTGAAGCTAAAGATTTGCCATCCCAGTCCAGCTCTACATAGAATAATGGACAAGCAGAGCATCAAGCTGGGTCATCCACAGCTGTCGGACAGCCAGATATACAGTTCGAAGTACTGA